Proteins from a genomic interval of Sparus aurata chromosome 21, fSpaAur1.1, whole genome shotgun sequence:
- the ro60 gene encoding RNA-binding protein RO60 has translation MEPSGSTTISSSSNHTLNSTGGGCPWDVSEKARLCRFLCYGSEGDVYTAREEGQVSMESAGALLSLLQEGRGAEVVEEIKRFTQDGRAVGLGPSFFALALCSQHSELKTRQAAFKALKEVCRDPAHLFAVIQNKKELKEGMKCGIWGRALRKAVSDWYNEQDAMSLAAAVTKCKQREGWSHQDLLRLSHTKPANEAITLISKYVTKGWKEVHAVYADKENSEEVVKVLSYLEVVEKVKHSCDETEVINLIEEHKLEREQLLTDHLKSKQVWRALLKEMPLHSLLRCLGKMTSNKILEQGSADTQAVCDRIQNEATLKKAKIHPYSILLFSENYKRGQGYQGKTKWEPDSSILKALDSAFYKSFMNVEPVGKRIVVAVDVSTSLSSIVPGSSVSTAVAAAAITMIFARTEVDTHVLAYSEGALVPCSVTADMTLTQATVELVKIPGGSTDCTLPITWATENGKAVDMFIILTNNPLWAFTASPVESLRKHRQKTGANSKMVMCGLTSTGHAIADTEDRGLLSICGFDLGALSVIHNLAQDLI, from the exons ATGGAGCCATCGGGAAGTACCACCATATCTTCATCGAGCAACCACACCCTGAACTCAACAGGTGGCGGTTGTCCGTGGGACGTCAGCGAGAAGGCCAGACTGTGTCGCTTCCTCTGCTATGGCTCAGAGGGAGATGTCTACACTGCCAGAGAGGAGGGTCAAGTCAGCATGGAGAGCGCCGGAGCTCTGCTGTCGCTGCTGCAGGAGGGTCGAGGTgcggaggtggtggaggagataAAAAGGTTCACTCAGGATGGGCGAGCTGTCGGACTCGGCCCGTCCTTTTTCGCCTTGGCTTTGTGCTCCCAGCACTCCGAGCTGAAGACCAGACAGGCGGCGTTCAAAGCCCTGAAGGAAGTATGTCGGGACCCTGCCCACCTGTTTGCTGTCATCCAGAACAAGAAGGAATTGAAAGAGGGGATGAAGTGTGGGATTTGGGGACGTGCCCTGAGGAAAGCGGTGTCTGACTGGTACAATGAGCAAGATGCCATGAGTCTGGCTGCGGCTGTGACCAAAtgtaaacagagagagggatggtCGCACCAGGATCTGCTCAGGCTCTCTCACACAAAACCAGCCAATGAAG CTATCACCTTGATCAGCAAATATGTAACAAAAGGATGGAAAGAAGTCCATGCTGTGTACGCAGACAAAGAGAATTCAGAAGAGGTCGTCAAAGTGCTGTCGTATCTCGAAGTTGTGGAGAAGGTCAAGCACAGTTGTGATGAAACAGAGGTCATCAATTTAATAGAGGAACACAAACTGGAGAGGGAACAGCTGCTGACAGACCACCTGAAGTCCAAACAG gtaTGGAGAGCTTTGTTGAAGGAAATGCCTCTCCACTCACTGCTGAGGTGTTTGGGAAAGATGACATCAAACAAAATTCTTGAACAAGGGAGTGCGGACACACAAGCAGTGTGTGACAGAATCCAGAATGAGGCAACACTAAAAAAG GCAAAGATCCACCCTTACAGCATACTCTTGTTTTCTGAAAACTACAAAAGAGGCCAAGGCTATCAAGGTAAAACAAAATGGGAACCAGACAGCAGCATCCTCAAAGCATTGGACTCTGCCTTTTATAAGAGTTTTATG AACGTGGAGCCTGTAGGTAAACGCATCGTAGTGGCAGTAGACGTGAGCACATCGCTGAGCAGCATTGTCCCAGGGTCATCAGTCAgcactgctgttgctgctgcagctatTACTATG ATTTTTGCAAGGACAGAGGTGGACACACATGTGCTGGCCTACTCTGAAGGAGCCTTGGTTCCGTGCTCTGTCACTGCTGACATGACTCTCACACAGGCAACAGTTGAACTCGTTAAG ATCCCGGGTGGGAGCACAGACTGCACCCTTCCCATCACATGGGCCACGGAGAATGGGAAAGCAGTAGATATGTTCATCATTCTGACCAACAACCCATTGTGGGCGTTCACTGCCAGCCCAGTGGAGTCTCTAAGGAAGCACAGACAa AAAACAGGAGCCAATTCCAAGATGGTAATGTGTGGGCTGACTTCCACTGGACACGCCATCGCAGACACTGAGGACAGGGGTTTACTGAGCATCTGTGGCTTTGACCTTGGAGCTTTGAGCGTCATTCA
- the LOC115572094 gene encoding regulator of G-protein signaling 21-like, giving the protein MMNGLSNTSLALQDTKTIHNAWKSRIHKFIQSPLPWRKISRQETNEASLLVESLEALLSQKRGQSAFRDFLKSEFCEENLDFWLACEDFKSYDSQEELTRKAASIYEEFIEADSPKQVNIDFYTRDIISQSLQQPSPSCFVVAQRKIYSLMENGSFPRFIQSEQYKVLFDATSKPRGPGKHRTALKIKSTGDLMQHDSKPIILQRELYLCTRTDFAHADAAKCCTGTD; this is encoded by the exons ATGATGAATGGGCTCTCGAATACATCTCTGGCCCTTCAGGACACAAAGACGAT ACATAATGCGTGGAAGTCCCGAATACACAAGTTCATCCAGAGTCCATTACCATGGAGAAAAATCAGCAG acaggaaacaaatgAAGCAAGCCTGCTGGTAGAATCTCTGGAGGCACTACTTTCACAGAAAC GTGGGCAATCAGCATTTCGGGACTTTCTGAAATCGGAGTTCTGCGAGGAAAATCTGGACTTCTGGCTCGCCTGTGAAGACTTCAAATCCTATGACAGTCAGGAGGAGCTGACACGGAAAGCAGCAAGTATTTATGAGGAGTTCATCGAAGCTGACTCTCCTAAACAG GTGAACATAGACTTCTACACGAGAGACATCATCAGCCAGAGTCTCCAGCAACCGAGTCCATCGTGTTTTGTTGTGGCACAGAGGAAAATCTACAGCCTGATGGAGAATGGCTCCTTCCCACGCTTCATTCAGTCAGAGCAATACAAAGTCCTTTTTGATGCAACTTCTAAGCCGAGAGGCCCTGGGAAGCACAGAACGGCCTTGAAGATAAAGAGCACTGGAGATCTAATGCAGCATGATTCAAAACCAATCATTCTGCAGAGAGAGCTCTATCTTTGCACAAGGACTGACTTTGCACATGCAGATGCTGCAAAGTGTTGCACGGGAACAGACTGA
- the rgs13a gene encoding regulator of G-protein signaling 13 translates to MPSLVASPPRELQHLNMDTDNKKRGKERGGNLKCQLRTSQAPNTDGLCFEEMSQWSQSLERLLSSKYGTKIFQAFLKTEFSDENIEFWLVCEDYKKIKSSFRMSARAKKIFKRYIQAEAAREINIDHKTRDLIRRNIKAPTTVCFDDAQRIVYSLMERDSYPRFLRSDIYQALLDSTSESVKM, encoded by the exons ATGCCGAGTCTAGTCGCATCACCGCCGAGAGAGCTACAGCACCTCAACATGGACACTGACAACAAGaagagggggaaagaaag GGGAGGAAACCTGAAGTGTCAGCTTAGAACGTCTCAAGCCCCTAACACTGACGG GCTTTGTTTCGAAGAGATGTCCCAGTGGTCCCAATCGCTGGAGAGGCTTCTATCATCCAAAT ACGGCACGAAGATCTTCCAGGCCTTCTTGAAGACAGAGTTCAGCGACGAAAACATTGAGTTTTGGCTGGTGTGCGAGGACTATAAGAAGATTAAGTCTTCCTTCAGGATGTCAGCCAGGGCCAAAAAAATCTTCAAACGCTACATTCAAGCAGAGGCTGCGAGAGAG ATCAACATTGATCACAAGACCAGAGACTTGATCAGGCGCAACATTAAGGCGCCCACCACGGTGTGCTTCGATGATGCCCAGAGGATCGTCTACAGCTTGATGGAGAGGGACTCGTACCCGCGTTTCCTCAGGTCCGACATCTATCAGGCTCTACTTGACTCCACGTCAGAATCagtgaagatgtaa